In one window of Burkholderia sp. NRF60-BP8 DNA:
- a CDS encoding hybrid sensor histidine kinase/response regulator, with amino-acid sequence MRTMTRELLRQGAWIVLAVGVASALQAWAIQAVGKHAPFAPLPFYAGVAAAAWLTSLAGGLVATAASVGVIAALWWRDAPLATLLAQAGAFVAIGFVECVLVTTVKPLLANDRLREIDDDDGGPYPPHREPSSVAGGSDTELLRRVVDASPDAIVGTDVERRITSWNPAAARIFGIDTAQANGRDLVTMIAPRWLRRHAVPASFADLREPVGPLDVLCVRRDGGRFRATFVASPIVDAQGRSAGLSLTLREAGERRRNERHNLRSLRGARDARMQADTSNRLKDELLATVSHELRTPLNVIYGWVEVLRNADGQGFAQQAVDAIDRSARSLSHMVADLLDASSLATGRLRLERVPVDLVRIVRDAARELDATAQANGLVLSTSYAMPACVIPADGERLRQVLSNLLSNAIKFTPPGGRIDVSLTRAGERVRLSVSDTGQGIAPEYLPHLFDTFSRPEGAFTSPRRGLGLGLSIVRNIVQLHGGEVVATSAGAGRGTTVTVTLPAGWDTDDPVEQPSRAKDKADTVALDGQRVLVVDDDATSRTSLAAALETMGAQVSTARSGHDALDAVERQQPSVVLSDLAMPDGDGYWLLDRIRHLPNGGGHLPVVAVTAHAGKADRRRVMAAGFDAYLCKPVDMPTLASVIVDVVPDDVGDGKPRER; translated from the coding sequence ATGAGGACTATGACCCGTGAGCTGCTCCGGCAGGGTGCATGGATCGTGCTGGCCGTCGGGGTGGCGTCCGCGCTGCAGGCGTGGGCGATTCAGGCTGTCGGCAAGCACGCGCCGTTTGCGCCGCTACCTTTTTACGCCGGCGTGGCCGCCGCCGCATGGCTGACGTCGCTCGCCGGTGGCCTTGTCGCGACCGCCGCGAGCGTCGGCGTGATCGCCGCATTGTGGTGGCGCGACGCGCCGCTGGCGACGCTGCTCGCGCAAGCCGGCGCGTTCGTCGCGATCGGTTTCGTCGAATGCGTGCTGGTGACGACGGTGAAGCCGCTGCTGGCGAACGATCGTTTGCGCGAGATCGATGACGACGACGGCGGTCCGTACCCGCCGCACCGCGAGCCGTCGTCCGTCGCCGGCGGGTCCGACACCGAGCTGCTGCGCCGCGTGGTCGATGCGTCGCCCGATGCGATCGTCGGGACCGACGTGGAGCGCAGGATCACCAGCTGGAACCCGGCCGCGGCAAGAATCTTCGGCATCGATACGGCCCAGGCGAACGGACGCGACCTCGTCACGATGATCGCGCCGCGCTGGCTGCGCCGGCATGCGGTGCCCGCGTCGTTCGCGGACCTGCGCGAGCCGGTCGGGCCGCTCGACGTACTGTGCGTGCGCCGCGACGGCGGCCGTTTTCGCGCCACCTTCGTCGCCTCGCCGATCGTCGACGCGCAGGGCCGCAGCGCGGGCCTGTCGCTGACGCTGCGCGAAGCGGGCGAACGCCGCCGCAACGAACGCCACAACCTTCGCTCGCTGCGCGGCGCACGCGACGCGCGCATGCAGGCCGACACGTCGAACCGGCTGAAGGACGAGCTGCTGGCGACGGTGTCGCACGAACTGCGCACGCCGCTGAACGTGATCTACGGCTGGGTCGAGGTCCTGCGCAACGCCGACGGCCAGGGCTTCGCGCAGCAGGCGGTCGACGCGATCGATCGCAGCGCGCGGTCGCTGTCGCACATGGTCGCCGATCTGCTCGATGCATCGTCCCTCGCGACCGGCCGGCTGCGCCTCGAACGCGTGCCGGTCGATCTCGTGCGGATCGTGCGAGACGCCGCGCGCGAACTCGACGCGACGGCGCAGGCGAACGGGCTCGTGCTGTCGACGTCGTATGCGATGCCGGCCTGCGTGATCCCGGCGGACGGCGAGCGCCTGCGCCAGGTCCTGTCGAATCTGCTGTCGAATGCGATCAAGTTCACGCCGCCGGGCGGGCGGATCGACGTGTCGCTGACCCGCGCGGGCGAGCGCGTGCGGCTGTCGGTCTCCGACACCGGGCAAGGGATTGCGCCGGAATACCTGCCGCACCTGTTCGATACGTTCAGCCGGCCGGAGGGTGCGTTCACGTCCCCCAGGCGCGGCCTCGGGCTCGGCCTGTCGATCGTGCGCAACATTGTGCAACTGCACGGCGGCGAGGTCGTCGCGACGAGCGCGGGCGCCGGGCGCGGAACGACCGTCACGGTGACGCTGCCCGCGGGCTGGGACACCGACGATCCGGTCGAGCAGCCGTCGCGGGCGAAGGACAAGGCCGATACGGTCGCGCTCGACGGCCAGCGCGTACTGGTGGTCGATGACGACGCGACGTCGCGGACCAGTCTCGCGGCAGCGCTCGAAACCATGGGCGCGCAGGTATCGACCGCCCGGTCGGGGCACGACGCGCTCGACGCGGTGGAGCGGCAGCAGCCGAGCGTCGTGCTGTCGGATCTCGCGATGCCGGACGGCGACGGTTACTGGCTGCTGGACCGGATCCGGCATTTGCCGAACGGCGGCGGACATCTGCCGGTCGTCGCGGTGACCGCGCATGCAGGCAAGGCCGACCGGCGCCGGGTGATGGCCGCCGGGTTCGATGCGTATCTGTGCAAGCCGGTCGACATGCCGACGCTCGCGAGCGTGATCGTCGACGTCGTGCCGGACGACGTGGGCGACGGCAAGCCGCGCGAGCGGTAG